The Zingiber officinale cultivar Zhangliang chromosome 2A, Zo_v1.1, whole genome shotgun sequence genomic sequence ACATAATTTGTGTAATTTCAAGGTTTTTGCAGTTGTTTTATTTCTCAATATTGTAGCGCTGGAACCAGAAATTTTTTTGTCCATAGTCATCATATCAAGTTGATTCCTATATTTGATAATCAAATAAATGTTTTTCTAACTTTCTACAACCTTCCCATCCGAAAACTATATGCAAAATGGTCTCCAAGTTTTACATAAGATAAACAAGAAGAATATGCAACTGGGATTTTACTGCCAAAACTTTCACATGATAAGAGAAAATAAATCTGGCAATTTTGAAACTAATAAACTACACTAGTAAAATGGCTATCGATAGCTATATTATATGCCTATAAGGACATTTTTTAGTTACAAGTTTATGTTGCTTAAGCATGTTTTTGTTTCAGACTTTTTATTAGAATGAATCAAAAATAGGTTTCGTAGTTGATCACTGAGAATCATGGTTGTCAAATTGGTGTTAGTGGTCTCAACATCTAACGGTTAGAAAATCTAAGTATCATTTTGTATTAGATTGGTTGGATCAATGAATTTGGATGtgtagaataataataataataatgataataataataataataataaaattcatataattaccaaaaatgttaaaaaatacaAGGATGCATATTATGCATTAGTCAATATATGACTTCATCATCGTAGTTGAACACTTCATCAGTGCGTTTTGAAGAGTTTGAGATGTTGCAATGGCCACGGACAACCAACTATGAGATGAGGTTTCTTATTGCGGTTTCATCGCAGAAAGGTTCCACATGCCAATTAATGGACGAAACAAGATGTTTCACCTGTGATGATCAGAACTGGACGATATTTAAATCCATGTTCGAGAGCATCAACCTATATCTATACTCATTAAGAAACTCAATACTCATACCCATCTCTACCCCTCAATCGTCTTGGGTACCTATTACTGCTACTTTTACACTCTGTGGCTAAAGTTTGTTTCAAGGCATTCATAAAAATAAATCCAATTTACTATATGAAAACAACTGGCCAAAGTTTGGATTGGCCTTAGTCACTAGGCATGTTATTTGTTTGATGCTTCATTATCATTTTTGTgcttgattttccttttgcctCATCATCAATCAGCactcttcttttttttccctAAGCAATTTAGTTCTATTTTTCATTCTTGTCATTTCTATAACCACTAGTTATAAAGATGCATAGTCTGCTTTTAATTCTTTGATGTTAGGTCAAACTTCTAACTTATGTACATGCTTAATGATGGCATTAGTTAAGTATACTATTACAGTTTATTATATCACAATCACTAGACTATATTCATGCATAGATTGTTACTGTCCCCGTACTAAGCAAATTTGCAACTACACTCATGAATTTGATATCGAACATGATCTTGCTATGATATCTTTGCCACAAAAAACTCAACCAACCTTTTTCTCTCTTGTCTATCTTAAGTTCTTAAATGCTACAATAGGGCAACTAGACAGTGATTTCCTCTGCGGTGCAGATTCTGTGAAATTTGTGGTGCAAACGCAAAAAACATCACCGGCGAGAACGATAGCAAATTCATGGATGAGTGGTACGAGAGGGGAGAATCGAGCAACCGAGACCCCTCCGAAAGGTGTAGTTGCTGGAGGCAGCAACCTTTCTGTAATTTCGTGATGGCTTGCTTGGTGATTGCATTCATACTTCCATGGTTTTTCCGGGTAAACATGTTCTGATATTTCTTTCTCCTGTGCCACTCTCGTGCTCATGAACTATAATAGGTTGAAAACATGGCTGTAAATATTAAAAAGTAGCTTAAATCATTTGCATTTCTGTTTATATGTTTGGTTCTtctagtgtgtgtgtgtgttttagtTCTATTCTGCGTTGgatgttgtatttgttattacCATATAAGATTCCTAAGAAATATTGCTAGCTCTAGTTTGTGAAATTGCAAATGGAGAAAATTTTGTCAAAGTCACTTTTAGTACAATCATCATGTCTCATAAACGTGTATCTCTGATgttgatttgattttaaatttagatcAGTCGACAGTTTATCAATGCTAAATTATTTATGTTAACTTAGCTTTAACATGAATAATTACTACTAGTTTGAGACATTGTATTATTggtttttttaatgtatttttaatGTTCTTGTATTCATAACAAAATGCACATGCAGTTCTTTTTTGCATATTAAAGCATTTATTTAATTTCAGTGTTTAGATATTGCTTTATTATATTGAAACTTTATTGGAAATCCAGTATTTTCAAATCTAACACATTTCAGATAAGAATTAACTATATACACAGTTTGAATTTGAGTTTACTTAGTGGCAATTATAATTATATTGAACTCTTAGATAGTGCAAATTCATCATGTACAAACTCTATTATAAAAAAGTAGTTTTATAGTTCTCAACCAAAACTTCATTCATTGTTGAGAATCACATTGACTTCTTATCAATGTACATACACAAATACCTCTATATGTTGCATGAAGAACCtctattatatatattatcaaagAAGACTGTTAGTTTCTTCTTTGCGCTTTGAATTaccatttttttaatatatatttagagAGTGTGTCGTGTTGAATCAATTGAGCATCCTGGCGCATCTGGTGATGATGGTGCAGCCGCGCCGGTAAGGGTTGGCCTTCCCGTGCTGCTGGCAGTTGTAGTACGACTGCCCTCGCTGGTTGCACGGCACTCTGTCCTTCTTCAGCGCGTCGTAGCTCACGTACCTAGTGGCCGCCAGCGCTCGCCTGCTCGACTCCGTCGGCatcgccgcctcctcctcctcgccgCCGCCGGCGCACTCCCCGCCGGAGCAGGTTCTTGCAGCAGCATCAAGCGCGGCCTCTGACTCGGCGGCGAGGAGGACAGTGGGGgccaagagaaggaggaggaggacgtACTTCAGCGGGAGAGACATCTTGAGGATCGAGTCGATCGATGGCGATTAACGGATCAATGCGTGCATATAATTAGGCGTGTTTAAGAGGCGCGAGGGGAGGAGAAGGTGGACGGCGTCACGTTGCTCGAGACTTCCATGGAGGAAACTGATGGACTGGCTTCCTCCACGGAAAGATAATAAATACATAGTGGGAGCTTCCCTACTTATGTATACGTATTTTTAGAGGAGAATACCTATATCTTCTCTCTCGTAGAGCATTTTCTTCCTAGGCATTTTATTAAATCGCGCATGTAGATATCAAAATTTACGCTTATCGTCTAACTCTCGTAATACTAATATCATACAGCACATCACCAATATACCTCTTCTCCTTTTAACCgttctaaaaaatttctcttttttattttatccatttaaaaatttctttctcTCAATTTAAGCTATATTGAAGACataaatacattcaaaaattaaaaattttattttattttattttttgaatcagATGAGTCCTATAATTTATTGGTATTGTTGTTTAGCCAATATCATTGTTGATTTATAAAgagtttgtaataaattttatcaCTTCTTTACCGGTTTAAAAATTCACCACTCTCAATTTACGCTTAATCCTATCCAAAAGTGATAAACGTTGTTGGCTAAGAATGTGACTCTAATGTTGACCGAATGAAAACTCCTCGCTATCTTGGGTGTCAGAAAGAGCATTAGTGACTGGGTCAGGGAAGGAGTTTTCGATGttaatcctccgacgctcaagttaatgATTAATTCAAAGGTGGTGAATCATGAACAATAGTGAATGAGCGTGTAAATTATGTAGCATCGCGTACCTTCGCCTGTAGATGGAGACCCCTTTGATAATGTCACTGTTTATACACGCATCTTAAAGTGTTTCTAAAAAAGGACATATCATAAAGAGGCTTTGACATCTTTCCTAAAATGAGATCGCAATTGATGCGATGATGATGAAGAGCCTCATCCCGTTGCCACgatggaggtcaaaatcaaggcgATCACGCGTAGAAGACATCAGTCGGTCGAGCAAAACATGCCCCGGCCTGGGAGAGGGCTTCGACCCATCGTCGACTTCGACACGAGAAGCATTCAAACAACCGGCACTCAAAGGAGAACAACGCGCAAAAGCCGAGCTAAGCCGCTATCCCGCTTGGCCAGACAGGGAGGCCTGACATCAACAAAGTTCAACTTCGGTCGAACGGCTACTCCGCTCTGCCTCACAACAGACTCAATAGTGGCAGAGTGGAACTTCGTTTGAGCATACAAAGAGTATCGAGATTCGGCCGACCGGGCGGGGCACCAGAGCAGCAGATAGACGGCCGAGCGGCCAACTTGCTCGGCCTGGTGGTACAGTACGTTGATATCtctcaacatccttttgggagttagtgtcgccGACACCGGGCATGGGCTACCAGAAGATCGTACTGTTGGATTGTAAATTCGATAGAGGAGGGGTGGTGaatattgatttaaaaaaatctcgagtaagcagcggaataagaaatgcgaaaagaatgacacaagtagttttacttagttcggagcctgtgtcgactcctactccaaggcccgcacgcaagggtgctttcgatgggtaattcactagcaatttgaaataATTGTTTACAACTTAAAGTACAAGAAagctaatgaaaaaataatactgACAAAAGAGAAGAATTAAAGAACAGCGCTTTGTCAAAATATCTTCGCAACGTCGTAGGAGCACAAAAGAGTGAATCGTGAGTTATTGTTAGAGCTTcaacctttaccctccttatataggaggtttggggCGCTTGGaacctccaaggcgccttgagtatgACGTAGCTGAGCCAACCAGGGCGCTCCATGTGACGAAATGACGTTGTGGATAAAATTTAACTCCGGGCGACCGGAaccctcccgggcgctcggaccctcaTTTTCTAGCAGATTCCTTCCTGTAaaaaaacgttagtccggaggcaaatataagatatatatcctgcaacacagagtattagcacagtttaaaatcaaatagaatattaattagattatgtctctccaagaccggaatctagtcaagatcttgacttagagttccgaaatggttctaagttggatcggcgtctaagttcccttcctgggaacgcgtcctcacagtcactcccctctagtgacttacctgtcaaacgtccggtcaggcctttaacctgtctgggcttcgtgccagctatccggtcagcccgtcgacctagctggatttcgtgtcaaacgtccagtcagcccgtcgacccgtttggacttcatgccagttatccggtcggcacgtcgacctagctgggtttcgtgtcagacatcaagtcaacccgtcaacctgtctgggcttctcctacacactcaatcagagtgttagataacgatgaaactaacttaatctattttgtcattcatcaaaacttgagttagaccgtttgTGCTAAtcataccaacaatctcctcctttttgatgcaatgacaacctggttaagttagtgaaaaatatgcaagtaaaaacaagcatAAGATTGTTAAGTTAgcattttaaattttgttatgtttgtttaactaacttaaccacctaaccctccccctttggcattcatcaaaagatTAACATAGAACAACTTGTAATTGAAAAATGCAAagtaaaaataatctagaaatgtaagtcagattatcTTAGGGGAGTATAACATAGAAAAATAACTTAAGCTTTTAacttttatctttttcaaaaagtAGCTACGTTTAACTTTAGAAAGATAATTGTAATTTTAGCTTAATCTTTCGAAAAAAGTTTTGCAATTTGGAAATATAATGaagtaaaacttatttttaaatatgaCTTTGTAtccttttaaataaatttccaaaaatacGTTTTGAAACCCAAGTAGAATCCAAATTCCAAAAATaccataattttcaaaatgaagaatccaattttcaaaaccaactttTTACCTAAGTTTGGAGGGTTtaaatcaaaaactaagtttagaatttgtcattttcaaaattaaatttgaaaagtttaaaatttgaagataaagctaattttcaaaaatgattttaactttcaaaactaattttgaaaaatccaaataaatttttaaaacacttagttttgacttgatttaaaaagaggtatttttcaaaaattaattttaaaataagtataaaaataattaacctccccctgaacctgacattataaAATCTGTCTAACTAGTTAGTTACTcactgactattagaggataacagctttcacttggttagtcaagttaagtctaagcatcagGTAGTGTTTaactaaactgaatgacttaacttgattaatatctgtttggtatttaacgcccagacttatatcgatacACTAAAATAAGCATATTAAGTCAAGGTAATTTatctatacatctcacccctttatATGTTTGACAAtgacaaacaagggaatcctagggtgttggtgagatactCAAGTACTAGCCataggggaacatgctttctagggcattgttctagtctaaggctaaaacagATTTAAAACTCTAGAAACGgaa encodes the following:
- the LOC122043548 gene encoding rapid alkalinization factor-like, with product MSLPLKYVLLLLLLAPTVLLAAESEAALDAAARTCSGGECAGGGEEEEAAMPTESSRRALAATRYVSYDALKKDRVPCNQRGQSYYNCQQHGKANPYRRGCTIITRCARMLN